In one window of Camelina sativa cultivar DH55 chromosome 15, Cs, whole genome shotgun sequence DNA:
- the LOC104744374 gene encoding uncharacterized protein LOC104744374, with product MASFVAAPNSLSGDSHLKAHCLSSTNLNLIRKSSTLTVITKSNRSHKLSVSAGYREGSRGGGSSDFVTGFLLGSAVFGTLAYVFAPQIRRSLLNENEHGFKKPEQPMYYDEGLEERREILNEKIGQLNSAIDNVSSRLRGSKNSSSQSVTVETDAEAEATA from the exons ATGGCGTCCTTCGTAGCAGCTCCTAACTCTCTCTCAG GTGACTCTCATCTCAAAGCACACTGTTTGTCGTCTACAAACCTCAATCTGATTCGCAAGAGCTCTACATTAACTGTTATAACAAAATCGAATCGCAGTCACAAACTCTCGGTTTCTGCAGGTTACCG TGAAGGAAGCAGGGGCGGTGGAAGTAGTGATTTTGTTACGGGTTTTCTTCTAGGAAGTGCTGTGTTTGGTACTTTGGCTTATGTCTTTGCTCCacag ATCCGAAGATCGTTGCTGAACGAAAATGAACATGGTTTCAAGAAACCAGAGCAGCCAATGTACTACGATGAAGGCCTagag gagagaagagagatattGAATGAGAAAATAGGCCAACTGAATTCAGCCATAGACAATGTTTCGTCGCGTCTGAGAGGAAGCAAGAACAGTTCTTCGCAGTCTGTCACAGTTGAAACCGACGCAGAAGCAGAAGCTACTGCATGA